Proteins from a genomic interval of Asticcacaulis sp. AND118:
- a CDS encoding nucleotidyltransferase family protein, whose amino-acid sequence MKRDEVISVLRSHRPELERLGVRRAALFGSVARNAQRPDSDIDILVDLDPEARLGVFEYMGIVEFIQSLFSAPVDVANSVSLRAFVRPAIEQEAVYAF is encoded by the coding sequence ATGAAACGCGATGAGGTCATTTCTGTACTGCGGAGCCATCGCCCGGAGCTTGAACGGCTTGGGGTGCGTCGCGCCGCCTTGTTCGGATCCGTCGCACGGAACGCTCAAAGGCCAGACAGCGATATCGACATTCTGGTGGACCTTGATCCGGAGGCCCGCCTCGGTGTGTTTGAGTATATGGGCATCGTTGAGTTTATCCAGTCCCTGTTCAGTGCCCCGGTGGACGTGGCCAATTCGGTCAGCCTGAGGGCCTTTGTGCGCCCTGCCATAGAACAGGAAGCGGTCTATGCGTTCTGA
- a CDS encoding homoserine kinase encodes MAVFTKVSLEEARAYLSRYEIGDLIHLEGIEEGVSNTNFKVETTTGLYALTLFEAATPEKDLPYFMDYTLHLDRKGYPAPGPAIMKDGTTVGRINGKPCALIKWLPGRWPRNPDVRHAASAGEYLAKLHAAGADFAQTRENEMGIAHWDALIERCAPRASQSARAEAVLADFRAEVAWLKTQWPTSPSNSEAVGQTKILPAGAIHADYFTDNVLMDDEGQVTGVIDYYYACTDFYAYDLAVALNAWGFTPGGQPLPDMIAAFVNGYHNERPLSEAEIAALPLFARGSAVRFTLTRLYDLLNHDPSWVVKPKDPEAFYRRLDYHRTIKSGLTYLSASESGG; translated from the coding sequence ATGGCCGTTTTTACCAAGGTATCTCTGGAAGAGGCCCGCGCCTATCTGAGCCGCTATGAGATCGGCGACCTGATCCACCTCGAAGGCATCGAGGAAGGCGTCTCCAACACCAATTTCAAGGTCGAAACGACGACAGGGCTTTACGCCCTGACCTTGTTCGAGGCGGCGACGCCCGAAAAGGACCTTCCCTACTTCATGGACTACACCCTGCATCTCGACCGCAAGGGGTATCCTGCACCGGGTCCGGCCATCATGAAAGACGGCACGACCGTCGGGCGCATTAATGGAAAGCCCTGCGCCCTGATCAAGTGGCTGCCCGGCCGCTGGCCGCGCAACCCGGACGTGCGTCATGCTGCCTCAGCAGGCGAATATCTGGCCAAACTCCACGCTGCCGGGGCCGACTTCGCCCAGACGCGCGAGAACGAGATGGGCATCGCCCATTGGGATGCGCTGATCGAGCGCTGCGCGCCGCGCGCCTCGCAGTCGGCCCGCGCCGAAGCCGTACTGGCCGATTTCCGCGCGGAGGTGGCGTGGCTGAAAACCCAATGGCCGACCTCGCCCTCAAACAGCGAAGCGGTAGGGCAAACAAAAATACTACCGGCAGGCGCTATCCATGCCGACTACTTCACCGACAATGTCCTGATGGACGACGAAGGGCAGGTCACCGGCGTTATCGACTATTATTACGCCTGCACCGACTTCTATGCCTACGATCTGGCCGTGGCGCTGAACGCCTGGGGCTTTACGCCGGGCGGCCAGCCTTTGCCCGACATGATCGCGGCCTTCGTCAACGGCTACCACAATGAACGCCCGCTGTCAGAGGCTGAAATCGCCGCCCTGCCGCTGTTCGCGCGCGGCTCAGCCGTGCGCTTCACCCTGACACGGCTCTATGACCTGCTGAACCATGACCCCTCGTGGGTGGTCAAACCGAAGGACCCGGAAGCCTTTTACCGGAGGCTGGACTATCACCGCACAATTAAGTCAGGTCTTACATATCTATCCGCATCCGAAAGCGGAGGCTAA
- the dnaG gene encoding DNA primase — protein sequence MRFDDRFLEELKSRLRPSEVIGKAVKLRRNGREWVGLSPFSKEKTPSFYVNDEKGFYHDFSSGKHGDIISFLQETERLSFVEAVERLATEAGMALPVQTPQAAQAEQKRQSLNDWMELAAKWFSARLHDNTPGARAARDYLKKRGLSDQDVAHFGLGYAPKDHTALKDALVQKGAKVSELVECGLLIEVEGKAPYDRFRNRLMFPIEDARTKIVSFGGRALDPDEKAKYLNGPETPLFHKGALLYGLPKALKILGSSQTGPELVVVEGYMDVLACQRAQIAAVAPLGTALTEEQIDILWRRHPEPTLCFDGDKAGQRAASRALDRALPKLKPGRSFKVCLITGGKDPDDVLREKGPLALREALSETQPFVEVLFKREHELEPLDTPERKAGLRKRLRALAAQIEDKDLADSYRQDLMDRYDALFQRQTQGFQGQGYQGQGFQNGQARGRFPRRDASGRLIEPPTIATPEGQQAARALSKALDPMAAALAQGLLDHPDWMLDHMEALESYGLGDPALDGLVRALVALSFSTSPLDSGAVNRHLQNQGFGALLSEIQKAALRSASPILAQDTTLANAQAGWTKAFNAFARLTALDRALKAARDDASAEFDAEIFVRTKQERDSLRKALKSGQIFEAETDV from the coding sequence GTGCGCTTCGACGATCGTTTCCTGGAAGAATTGAAATCCCGCTTGCGGCCCTCCGAGGTCATCGGCAAGGCGGTCAAGCTGCGCCGTAACGGCCGTGAATGGGTCGGCCTGTCGCCCTTTTCCAAGGAAAAGACCCCTTCCTTCTACGTCAATGACGAGAAGGGGTTTTATCACGACTTCTCCTCCGGCAAGCACGGCGACATCATCTCCTTTCTTCAGGAAACGGAACGTCTGAGCTTTGTCGAGGCGGTCGAGCGGCTGGCGACGGAAGCCGGCATGGCCCTGCCCGTCCAGACGCCGCAGGCCGCGCAGGCCGAACAGAAACGCCAATCGCTTAACGACTGGATGGAACTGGCCGCCAAATGGTTCTCGGCCCGGCTGCATGACAATACGCCGGGCGCCAGGGCGGCGCGCGACTACCTGAAAAAGCGCGGCCTTTCCGATCAGGACGTGGCGCACTTCGGCCTCGGCTATGCGCCCAAGGACCACACGGCGCTGAAGGACGCACTGGTGCAAAAGGGCGCCAAGGTCTCCGAACTGGTCGAATGCGGCCTGCTGATCGAAGTGGAAGGCAAGGCCCCTTATGACCGCTTCCGCAATCGCCTGATGTTCCCTATCGAAGACGCCCGCACCAAGATCGTCTCCTTCGGCGGGCGCGCGCTCGATCCGGACGAAAAAGCCAAATATCTCAACGGCCCGGAAACGCCTCTCTTCCACAAGGGCGCGCTGCTGTACGGCCTGCCCAAGGCGCTCAAAATCCTCGGCTCCAGCCAGACGGGCCCGGAATTGGTCGTGGTCGAAGGCTATATGGACGTACTGGCCTGTCAGCGGGCGCAGATCGCCGCGGTCGCCCCGCTGGGCACTGCCCTGACCGAGGAACAGATCGACATATTGTGGCGTCGCCATCCGGAGCCGACCCTGTGCTTCGATGGCGACAAGGCCGGTCAGCGCGCCGCCAGCCGGGCGCTGGACCGCGCCCTGCCCAAGCTCAAGCCGGGCCGGTCGTTCAAGGTCTGCCTGATCACCGGCGGCAAGGACCCGGACGACGTGCTGCGCGAAAAGGGCCCGCTGGCGCTGCGCGAAGCCCTCAGCGAAACCCAGCCCTTCGTCGAGGTGCTGTTCAAGCGCGAACACGAGTTGGAGCCGCTCGATACGCCCGAACGCAAGGCCGGCTTGCGCAAGCGGCTGCGCGCTCTGGCGGCGCAGATCGAGGACAAGGATCTGGCGGACTCCTATCGTCAGGATCTGATGGATCGCTACGACGCCCTGTTCCAACGCCAAACCCAAGGGTTTCAGGGCCAGGGGTATCAAGGTCAGGGTTTTCAAAACGGTCAGGCGCGCGGGCGTTTCCCCCGCCGCGACGCCAGCGGCCGCCTCATCGAACCGCCGACCATCGCCACCCCCGAAGGCCAGCAGGCGGCGCGCGCCCTGTCGAAAGCGCTCGATCCCATGGCGGCGGCGTTGGCGCAGGGCTTGCTCGACCATCCCGACTGGATGCTCGACCACATGGAAGCGCTGGAATCCTATGGGCTTGGCGACCCGGCGCTGGATGGACTGGTTCGCGCTCTGGTAGCCCTAAGTTTTTCCACAAGCCCTCTTGACTCAGGCGCTGTGAACCGCCATCTGCAAAATCAAGGTTTCGGCGCATTGTTGAGCGAGATACAGAAGGCGGCCCTCAGATCGGCCTCGCCCATCCTCGCACAGGACACAACTCTCGCTAATGCGCAAGCCGGCTGGACCAAGGCGTTCAACGCGTTCGCGCGTCTGACGGCATTGGACCGTGCGTTAAAGGCGGCTCGGGATGATGCTTCGGCAGAATTCGATGCCGAAATTTTCGTCCGGACCAAGCAGGAACGCGACAGCTTGCGCAAGGCCTTGAAAAGCGGACAGATTTTTGAAGCGGAAACGGACGTCTAG
- the proB gene encoding glutamate 5-kinase has translation MTSAATKSDFPAHIARAKRVTLKIGSALIVNPETGAANTLWMRGLAEDVARLRATGAEVMIVSSGAGALGRRYLGLTTRQLPLEKKQAAAAAGQPILMRAWDEVFSEHGIKVAQVLLTREDTERRRRWLNARETADTLLKLGIVPIVNENDTVATEEIRYGDNDRLAARAAMLVRSEALVLLSDIDGLYTADPRNNPSAEHIALVDTITPEIEAMAGGANAAAGVGTGGMATKIAAARIAGAAGCSTTIMNGQVLRPLSALGRGARYTLFAAQASSGAAYKAWIAGTVVPAGQVHIDAGAAKALASGKSLLPSGITSVTGLFDKGDSVSVLHDGRELARGIATYGSDDIAAIKGRASKDIETILGYTSGDEVIHRDDMVMV, from the coding sequence ATGACGTCCGCGGCGACAAAATCCGACTTTCCGGCGCACATTGCGCGGGCGAAGCGCGTGACGCTGAAGATCGGGTCGGCGCTGATCGTCAATCCGGAAACCGGGGCGGCCAATACGTTGTGGATGCGCGGATTGGCTGAGGATGTAGCGCGGTTGCGTGCGACAGGGGCGGAAGTGATGATCGTCTCGTCCGGGGCCGGGGCCCTGGGGCGGCGTTATCTGGGACTGACCACGCGCCAATTACCGCTCGAAAAGAAGCAGGCGGCGGCGGCGGCGGGGCAGCCGATCCTGATGCGCGCCTGGGACGAGGTTTTCTCCGAACACGGTATAAAGGTCGCGCAGGTGCTGCTGACGCGCGAAGATACCGAGCGCCGGCGTCGCTGGCTCAATGCGCGGGAAACGGCGGATACCCTTCTGAAGCTTGGGATCGTGCCGATCGTAAATGAGAACGATACGGTGGCGACCGAGGAAATCCGTTACGGCGATAACGACCGGCTGGCCGCGCGCGCGGCCATGCTGGTAAGATCGGAAGCATTGGTTCTGCTGTCGGATATCGACGGGCTCTATACGGCCGATCCGCGCAATAATCCGTCTGCGGAGCATATTGCGCTCGTGGACACCATAACCCCCGAAATCGAAGCCATGGCGGGTGGTGCCAATGCCGCCGCAGGCGTCGGCACGGGCGGCATGGCGACCAAGATTGCCGCGGCGCGCATCGCCGGGGCAGCCGGGTGTTCTACCACCATTATGAACGGTCAGGTCTTGCGCCCGCTGTCGGCGCTGGGTCGAGGGGCGCGCTATACCCTGTTTGCGGCTCAGGCCTCTTCGGGGGCTGCCTATAAGGCATGGATCGCCGGGACGGTGGTGCCGGCCGGGCAGGTCCATATCGATGCCGGTGCGGCCAAGGCGCTGGCGTCCGGCAAGTCGCTTCTACCGTCGGGTATTACCTCGGTAACGGGTCTGTTTGATAAGGGCGACAGCGTGTCGGTCCTGCACGACGGGCGCGAACTGGCGCGTGGCATCGCCACCTATGGCTCGGACGACATCGCCGCCATCAAGGGCCGCGCGAGCAAGGACATCGAGACGATACTGGGCTATACTTCGGGGGATGAAGTTATTCACCGCGACGATATGGTGATGGTTTAA
- a CDS encoding cysteine synthase A, giving the protein MAKTVSSVLDLVGNTPLIRLKRASEETGCEIYGKAEFLNPGQSIKDRAALWIIRDAEARGLLKPGGTVVEGTAGNTGIGLAMVANALGYKAVIVIPRTQAQEKKDAIRMLGAKLIEVDAVPYSNPDNYVRYSGRLAEELAKTEPGGAIWANQFDNVANRQAHIDGTAPEVWTQTDGKIDGFICSVGSGGTLAGMAAGLRGFNPAVKIGLADPFGAALFSYYTTGELKSEGTSITEGIGQGRITANLEGFTPDFTCQVGDEEWLPVLYDLDRYEGLLVGGSAALNVAGAIKMAKDMGPGKTIVTVLCDYGNRYASKIFNAEFLRSKGLPVPPWSEQA; this is encoded by the coding sequence GTGGCCAAGACCGTTTCCTCCGTACTCGACCTTGTCGGCAATACCCCCCTGATCCGCTTAAAGCGCGCGTCGGAAGAAACCGGTTGTGAGATCTACGGCAAGGCCGAATTCCTCAATCCGGGTCAATCGATCAAGGACCGCGCGGCGCTGTGGATCATCCGAGACGCCGAGGCCAGGGGCCTGTTGAAGCCCGGTGGGACCGTCGTCGAAGGTACGGCGGGCAATACCGGCATCGGTCTGGCCATGGTCGCCAATGCGCTGGGCTATAAGGCGGTTATCGTCATTCCGCGCACGCAGGCGCAGGAAAAGAAGGACGCCATCCGTATGCTGGGGGCGAAGCTGATCGAGGTCGACGCCGTTCCCTATTCCAATCCCGATAACTATGTCCGCTATTCGGGCCGTCTGGCTGAGGAACTGGCGAAAACCGAGCCAGGCGGCGCCATCTGGGCCAATCAGTTCGACAATGTCGCCAACCGTCAGGCCCATATCGACGGCACCGCCCCCGAAGTCTGGACGCAGACGGACGGCAAGATCGACGGCTTCATCTGCTCGGTAGGCTCAGGTGGGACGCTGGCCGGCATGGCCGCTGGCCTGCGCGGTTTTAATCCGGCGGTGAAGATCGGGCTGGCCGATCCGTTCGGTGCGGCGCTGTTCAGCTACTACACGACGGGCGAACTGAAATCCGAAGGCACCTCGATCACCGAGGGTATCGGTCAGGGCCGTATCACCGCCAATCTGGAAGGCTTCACGCCGGACTTTACCTGTCAGGTGGGTGATGAAGAATGGTTGCCGGTGCTCTACGATCTCGACCGTTATGAGGGTCTGCTGGTCGGTGGGTCGGCGGCGCTCAATGTTGCGGGCGCGATCAAGATGGCCAAAGACATGGGCCCCGGCAAGACCATCGTCACCGTGCTGTGCGACTATGGCAACCGCTACGCGTCAAAGATTTTCAACGCTGAGTTCCTGAGGTCCAAGGGCCTGCCCGTGCCGCCGTGGAGCGAACAGGCCTGA
- a CDS encoding TraB/GumN family protein produces the protein MNRLRLVLLILCAFLLPAATFAQEDWVEAEIVVRGKSAGGPALWRVTDGDSQVIIIGVLPVFPKKQTWKTTRIENALRGANGLITPADNSTGAGDLWSLMRNKGLPDRGTLKEALSDDLYARYERTARRAGIPIKDFAKDKPVWAGARLRREVLQKYGLSENEPVATIKRLARSAGVPVKAAGRYDSGPLFKAVNAMSDQASAACLNYTLDDIDFDIDRAPRTAQAWSVGDIATVRSLYQGSVLMKCLSGSPVATATLNRSVTDSVNAVNAALKKPGKTVAVLPMALLLRKGGVFDQLRAKGYRVSAPEN, from the coding sequence ATGAACCGGTTACGTCTTGTCCTGCTGATCCTGTGTGCTTTCCTGCTGCCGGCGGCAACCTTTGCGCAGGAGGATTGGGTCGAGGCCGAGATTGTGGTGCGCGGCAAGAGCGCCGGTGGTCCGGCCCTGTGGCGCGTCACCGATGGCGACAGTCAGGTCATCATTATCGGCGTTTTGCCCGTCTTTCCGAAAAAGCAAACGTGGAAAACCACCCGCATTGAAAATGCGCTGCGCGGGGCCAATGGCCTGATCACGCCTGCCGACAACAGCACGGGGGCTGGCGATCTGTGGTCGCTGATGCGCAACAAAGGGCTTCCCGACCGCGGTACGCTGAAAGAGGCGCTGTCAGACGATCTTTATGCGAGGTATGAACGAACGGCCCGGCGGGCGGGTATTCCGATCAAGGATTTTGCCAAAGACAAACCGGTCTGGGCCGGGGCGCGATTGCGGCGCGAAGTGCTGCAAAAATATGGGCTGAGCGAGAATGAGCCGGTCGCCACCATCAAACGTTTGGCACGGTCGGCGGGCGTTCCGGTCAAGGCGGCAGGGCGGTACGACAGTGGCCCTCTGTTCAAGGCGGTCAACGCCATGAGCGATCAGGCGAGCGCGGCGTGTCTGAACTATACGCTCGACGACATCGACTTCGATATCGATCGCGCGCCGCGGACGGCGCAGGCTTGGTCGGTCGGGGATATCGCCACGGTGCGCAGCCTGTATCAGGGATCGGTGCTGATGAAGTGCCTGTCGGGTTCGCCGGTGGCCACAGCGACGCTGAACCGCAGCGTCACCGACTCGGTCAATGCGGTGAATGCGGCGCTGAAGAAGCCGGGCAAGACGGTGGCGGTGCTGCCTATGGCTTTACTACTGCGCAAGGGCGGCGTGTTCGATCAGCTACGCGCCAAGGGTTACCGCGTCTCTGCGCCTGAAAATTAG
- the gcvA gene encoding transcriptional regulator GcvA — protein sequence MSRDRLPPLSALRVFEAAARHESFKHAAEELFVTPGAVSQQIRLLEEHVGVELFVRDGRRVVLSDAGKASSIILKEAFEKMFEATRVMRQTQQKGRVTVSVAPSFAAKWLMPRLGDFSAANPDIDVWVSADMAPTDFAVSDIDLAIRYGTGNYNGLNVEHLLEEAVLPVCSPALYEAAPIRKPADLAHHTLLHDVSSDLDPSDPDWAMWLKAHGVDEIDASRGPRFNQSHMVIEAAVAGRGVALAKRTIAEADLKAGRLRGLFNEKDAPVSFGYHLVWPQTREPSLAQVRFMDWLRGQARDLGNATAQPQDRPVFAAQGI from the coding sequence ATGTCGCGTGACCGTCTGCCGCCGCTGTCGGCGCTTCGGGTGTTCGAAGCCGCCGCGCGCCACGAAAGTTTCAAGCACGCCGCCGAAGAGCTGTTCGTCACCCCCGGCGCGGTGTCTCAGCAAATCCGCCTGCTGGAAGAGCATGTCGGGGTCGAGTTGTTCGTGCGCGACGGCCGCCGTGTGGTGCTTTCCGACGCCGGCAAAGCCTCTTCGATCATTCTCAAGGAAGCCTTCGAAAAGATGTTCGAGGCGACCCGCGTCATGCGTCAGACCCAGCAGAAGGGGCGCGTTACGGTTTCGGTCGCCCCCAGCTTCGCCGCCAAATGGCTGATGCCGCGTCTGGGCGATTTTTCGGCAGCCAATCCGGATATCGACGTCTGGGTGTCGGCAGATATGGCCCCGACCGATTTCGCGGTGTCTGACATCGATCTGGCTATTCGCTACGGCACCGGCAATTACAACGGCCTGAACGTCGAGCATCTGCTGGAAGAAGCCGTGCTGCCCGTCTGCTCGCCCGCCCTGTACGAAGCCGCGCCGATCCGCAAGCCGGCGGACCTGGCGCACCATACGCTGCTGCACGACGTGTCGTCCGATCTCGACCCGTCCGATCCCGACTGGGCGATGTGGCTGAAGGCGCACGGCGTCGACGAGATCGATGCCTCGCGCGGGCCGCGCTTCAATCAGAGCCATATGGTCATCGAAGCCGCCGTGGCCGGTCGTGGCGTCGCTCTGGCCAAGCGCACCATCGCCGAGGCCGACCTCAAGGCCGGGCGTCTGCGCGGACTGTTCAACGAAAAGGACGCGCCCGTCAGCTTCGGCTACCATCTGGTCTGGCCTCAGACGCGCGAACCCTCCCTGGCGCAGGTGCGCTTCATGGACTGGTTGCGGGGACAGGCGCGCGACCTCGGCAACGCGACCGCGCAGCCGCAGGACAGACCGGTCTTTGCGGCTCAGGGTATCTGA
- a CDS encoding DUF86 domain-containing protein: MRSERERQSLIDIAENIDLAVSFAEGLDEAAFATDLKSYYAVVRCLEIISEASRTLSDELKARHPELPWKQIAGSGNIYRHDYGQVAHSMVWITLHRSLPSLKAAVDSELG; this comes from the coding sequence ATGCGTTCTGAGCGTGAGCGGCAGTCGCTGATCGACATAGCGGAAAACATTGATCTCGCCGTTAGCTTTGCCGAAGGTCTTGATGAAGCGGCTTTTGCCACAGACCTCAAGAGTTATTACGCGGTTGTGCGTTGTCTGGAGATCATCTCCGAAGCCAGTCGCACACTGTCAGATGAACTGAAAGCGCGTCATCCAGAACTGCCGTGGAAGCAGATTGCGGGTTCTGGAAACATCTACCGTCATGATTACGGGCAAGTAGCGCACAGCATGGTATGGATCACGCTGCATCGAAGCTTGCCCTCGCTAAAGGCGGCGGTCGACAGCGAGTTGGGCTGA
- the thrC gene encoding threonine synthase, whose amino-acid sequence MNYIGTRGFSDQRSFAGALLDGLAPDGGLYVPQNWPTPDFDLAAASKGGYGDLTVKLLNLFGVNVLGDQAVKAAAQRTEDAFLRNGAVPLTKLEDNLWLLELYHGPTHAFKDMAMQMMAPLTDAALAQRGEKLTLVTATSGDTGAAAVRAFAGSKHVKLIVFHPLGRVSPVQRLQMTTVQADNVLNVGVKGDFDDCQKIVKALLSEPSLKAQGLISSVNSINWGRLLGQVPYYLAAAAHSGADKPEFIVPTGNFGDAFAGWVARKIGGNVGHLHAAVNQNDALNQAINNGRYVRRQAVETASVSMDVQAPSNFERLVFEASGRDAGATHDLFDTFAQSGEATLSGNLQDALKAEVSASTVSEEQTKATIKLAYEKYGQMICPHTAVALSAALERKGDTPQIVLSTAHPAKFPSFVTEALGFEPKAPDAITDLYGLTETLTEMPADIAAAVTTVKAFIEWID is encoded by the coding sequence ATGAACTATATCGGCACGCGCGGTTTCTCGGATCAACGCAGCTTTGCGGGCGCTCTGCTCGACGGTCTGGCGCCCGATGGCGGTCTGTACGTGCCGCAGAACTGGCCGACCCCGGATTTCGACCTCGCCGCCGCCTCAAAGGGCGGTTATGGCGACCTCACGGTGAAGCTGCTCAACCTGTTCGGCGTCAACGTCCTCGGCGATCAGGCTGTCAAGGCCGCCGCCCAGCGCACCGAAGACGCCTTCCTGCGCAATGGTGCGGTGCCGCTGACCAAGCTTGAGGACAATCTGTGGCTTCTGGAGCTGTATCACGGCCCGACCCACGCCTTCAAAGACATGGCCATGCAGATGATGGCCCCGCTGACCGACGCAGCCCTGGCGCAGCGCGGCGAAAAGCTGACTCTGGTCACGGCCACCTCCGGCGATACGGGCGCCGCCGCCGTGCGCGCCTTTGCAGGTTCCAAGCACGTCAAGCTGATCGTCTTTCATCCGCTCGGCCGCGTCTCGCCCGTGCAGCGCCTGCAGATGACCACGGTTCAGGCCGACAACGTTTTGAACGTCGGCGTGAAGGGCGATTTCGACGACTGCCAGAAGATCGTCAAGGCGCTGCTGTCCGAGCCGTCGCTGAAGGCGCAAGGCCTGATTTCCTCGGTCAACTCGATCAACTGGGGCCGTCTGCTGGGACAGGTGCCCTACTATCTGGCCGCCGCCGCCCATTCCGGCGCGGACAAGCCGGAATTCATCGTGCCGACCGGCAATTTCGGCGACGCCTTCGCCGGCTGGGTGGCGCGCAAGATCGGCGGCAACGTCGGTCACCTGCACGCCGCCGTGAACCAGAACGACGCCCTCAATCAGGCCATCAACAACGGCCGCTACGTCCGCCGTCAGGCCGTCGAAACCGCCTCCGTATCGATGGACGTCCAAGCGCCGTCGAACTTCGAGCGCCTGGTGTTCGAAGCCTCGGGCCGCGACGCCGGCGCCACCCACGACCTGTTCGATACCTTCGCCCAATCGGGCGAAGCCACCCTGTCCGGTAATCTGCAGGACGCGCTGAAGGCCGAGGTCTCGGCCTCTACCGTCTCCGAAGAACAAACCAAGGCAACGATCAAGCTTGCCTACGAAAAGTACGGTCAGATGATCTGCCCGCACACCGCCGTCGCGCTTTCGGCAGCGTTGGAGCGTAAAGGTGACACCCCGCAGATCGTGCTTTCGACGGCGCACCCGGCCAAGTTCCCGTCCTTTGTTACCGAGGCTCTCGGCTTCGAACCCAAGGCCCCGGACGCCATCACCGACCTCTACGGCCTGACCGAAACCCTGACCGAAATGCCCGCTGACATCGCTGCGGCCGTCACCACGGTCAAGGCCTTCATCGAATGGATCGATTAG
- a CDS encoding NAD(P)/FAD-dependent oxidoreductase has translation MSDAHPSPAIEVLEAGEAWETDAVIIGAGPVGLFAVFELGLLDIKAHLIDILDKVGGQCAELYPEKPIYDIPAWPIITGQEITDRLLEQIAPFGAKYHLGEMAVAVEKLEQEDGTIKWKVTTDQGTSVVARCILIAAGGGSFQPKKPPIPGIDGFENIGAGLGVHYAVRKMEAFRGKRIVISGGGDSALDWTLNLQPIAERVTLMHRRDDFRAAPHSVAQMRKLVEEGKMDLVIGQATALSGETGHKLTGVTVEDNNGEELHLEADTFLPFFGLTMKLGPVAEFGLNLHENLIPVDTEKFETSTPQIFAIGDINYYPGKLKLILSGFHEGALAAQAVFRYVFPDKKLRFQYTTSSSDLQKKLGVK, from the coding sequence ATGAGTGACGCGCACCCGTCCCCCGCTATCGAAGTCCTCGAAGCCGGCGAAGCCTGGGAAACCGATGCCGTAATCATCGGCGCGGGCCCGGTGGGCCTGTTCGCTGTGTTCGAGCTGGGCCTGCTCGACATCAAGGCTCACCTGATCGACATTCTTGACAAGGTCGGCGGTCAGTGCGCCGAACTGTATCCGGAAAAGCCGATCTACGACATCCCGGCCTGGCCGATCATCACCGGTCAGGAAATCACCGACCGCCTGCTGGAACAGATCGCGCCCTTCGGCGCCAAGTATCACCTCGGTGAAATGGCCGTAGCGGTAGAAAAGCTGGAACAGGAAGACGGCACGATCAAGTGGAAGGTCACGACGGATCAGGGCACGTCAGTTGTCGCGCGCTGTATCCTCATCGCCGCCGGCGGGGGTTCCTTCCAGCCGAAGAAGCCGCCGATCCCCGGCATCGACGGTTTCGAAAACATCGGCGCAGGCCTCGGCGTTCACTACGCCGTGCGCAAGATGGAAGCCTTCCGCGGCAAGCGCATCGTCATTTCGGGCGGTGGCGACTCGGCGCTCGACTGGACGCTGAACCTGCAACCGATCGCCGAACGCGTCACCCTGATGCACCGCCGCGACGACTTCCGCGCCGCGCCGCACAGCGTGGCCCAGATGCGCAAGCTGGTCGAAGAGGGCAAGATGGACCTCGTCATCGGTCAGGCCACGGCGCTCTCCGGCGAGACCGGCCATAAGCTGACCGGCGTGACGGTCGAAGATAATAATGGCGAGGAACTGCACCTCGAAGCCGATACCTTCCTGCCCTTCTTCGGCCTGACCATGAAGCTGGGTCCGGTGGCGGAATTCGGCCTCAACCTGCACGAAAATCTGATCCCGGTGGATACGGAAAAGTTTGAGACCTCGACGCCTCAGATTTTCGCCATTGGCGACATCAACTATTATCCGGGCAAGCTGAAGCTCATCCTGTCGGGCTTCCATGAAGGCGCGCTGGCGGCGCAAGCCGTCTTCCGTTACGTCTTCCCGGACAAGAAGCTGCGCTTCCAGTATACGACGTCTTCGTCGGACCTGCAGAAGAAGCTGGGTGTGAAGTAG